GATTGGGCGGGGCTGGTGCTGTGGCACCACTTGTAACAGATATTCCACTATCTTCAGTTGAGGTAATAGATGATTACATTTTATATTTCCTAGggattttgttttcctttttgttaTATTGCTAAAAAGGTTCTGTTCTAATGGCAGGAAGAAGGCAGCGAAGGTGGTAGAAACCAACCGGCGTGGGATAAGTGGTCTAATGATGGCACAGAACGACAAGTAGCTAAGCTTATGGAAGACAACGTTGGGGCAGCAATGCAGTTCCTCCAATCCAAGGCTCTCTGCATCATGCCGATCTCACTGGCCTCGGCAATCTACAACACACAACCTCCGGACACCTCTAGTGTTGTCAAGCCTGAAATGAACCCTCCTTCCTAAGACCTCAGAAAAACGATAGGTATGCATTCCCGCGGTCCCACCCGAAAACTCACTAGATGCTCTTGGGTCCCATGCCGTATTTGTCGTTTTCCCGACCCGCCATATCTTAAGCTTCAAATTGCATTCAAAGTCAGATGCCGTAGTTGCtttttttgcctttttctttAAGCTTTTGTCCAAACAGGGATCGATGTCAATGCCCTAAAGAAATAGGAGCAGGCCCTTCAAGCCTTGCCAGCTTCAAGTAAAGGAGGAATTGTCAAAGAACACTTGATATGCTCTGCTTTTTTGCATCAATGGTGGGCGTAGTGGAAAATGATGGAAGCCCTTTTGTAGTGGGGGCTTTCGTATTGTTTTTGCTTAGTGGGTTGTGGGACCTACCTTCTATAAGGAATTTTGAGtagtatatataaacatatatttttttttatttatgtatgtttagaGTAATGTAATATAGAGGTGGGATAATGAATGCATAATTGTTGCTTAGTTTGAAAATATGCGTGTTGCAAAGGAAGATTCAGGCGAAACGGGGATTTCAAGGTGACAGTGTTTCAAACCTATTGTGTAGTGctatgtgttttaattttttcgcATGGTGATTTAACAGGTTTAAGATACCATTACTTTGACGTTCAAGTTTCATgtaattataagaaaatttgaatGGGGCCTTTTTTAATGGGTGTAACCGTGTAAGTGGTTCGTGATCGTGGGGTTCTCTTTAGGAAAGTAATTAGACTTCTTTTTTCAGTTCTTCTGAATCATCATTTGAGGATTAATCATTGTCAGAAAGAACCTAACGGTAGCTTTAGAGTTATTTGTTTGCATTCAACCCCAATCAATTTAAATACAAAATAGGGTTGCTTCGAAGTTATACTTTCTACCATTTTTCTTCTCGAAGGCTTTgagtttcttttttaatttttttttttttaataaacgacaTCGCTATTGGGTTAAAGTGTTAGTTGTTAAGGGTACAGGAATTGCTAGGAGCTTTGAGTTTACGTCAAACAAAATTAACCGTTACTTTGTTTAAGGTATGGAGAAATTTATACGAAAATAGTTTCAATGATGTGTTTTGTAGAAATTCAAAAAACTGATTAAACCGCTGGGTTTTTCTTTTAGACGAAGGTAAAAAAGAGAAATGTTAGTTACCTTTCCATTTGCCTTTCCCTATCACCTTCCTCAAGTAAAAATTACAACGAGAAGCTCCGAGGGCAACAAAGCCTAATAAAATCCATAACCAGCCAGATCTAGCTTGCTCCGGCATGGAATGGATTAAATATTAGAgctcttttttattgtttctgAAAATGCGATTGTTGATTTTTCACAATATCTTTTCTTGTGTAGTATGAAAATGTTACGAGCTATCTAGATGAATCATAAGTATCTTAGACGGAAAACTTGGTGGAAGTTGACAATACTAGTTCAAGTGTGacataaaaatatgatttaggGTGCAAGTTAAGGCTGAAATGACCTCAGAATTCTTGGCTGAAGTCACAAAATCAGTATTGGGAGTTCATTtactaattgatttttttttaatttattattattaagggggAGAATTCAGAACTATTACAATATTTTAAGGAATGAGAGgtttcgaaactattacaatattTTAAGGGGGGAGTGGGGAGATTCAAACTCGGGATGCATGGGCGGAAACCCAACACCATATCCATTaggatattggaccacatgcATAGACGCATTTACTAATTGAAATTGAATTACATATGGTGTTTGATAATGTTTATACCCAATTTTACACTATCGATCCATATGTTTGAAGCCGTTAGATTAAAAGAAGATCAAGATgatttttaataacttttctaGATATTATTATGGTTTCTAAGCATAATCTGAGGTGTTATTGGCAATTACTTTGAAAGTGCTTGAGAGTAGGATCGCTTATAAAGATCATGATTAGCTTCTAGATGAAGTTTGAATTAATCGCATAATGAGTCTAGGTTCAGAATCTTAGTTCGAGTCGAAGAAGGTGAGATTCGGTGGTGATAAAGTTTCAGTGGAAGAATGATTTGTAAGGAGTGCACTATATAAATGAGAGATCGTGCAATAAGAAAAAGACCTTAAACTCAACACACAAATCAACGCTCAACGCAAAACCCTTTCACACCTTGTGAAATTGGCTTGGTATTCATCGGCATAAGTCTCGACTGGACAGATGGGTTTGGGTTAACAACCGACGGATGACGACTGACTAGACAAATGGGGTTTTCCAGAAGCAACCAACGAAGGTGACCAACTAGATAGATGGGGTCGGAGTTGTAGAGTCAATTCACCTTAGGAGTCTCGACCGACTGGATAGACAGGGATTCTTAGTAAGTGGCTGCTATTTATCTGAAGTCTCAGTCAACAAAGAGTCTTTGATTCTTTCGCCAAAAGAGGTTACTTTATTAACCTCCTCAGCGAAATGAGGTGTTTTATGATTGGTTACTCTCATGTTACATTCAGAGTTTGGCACGCAGATGGTCGAACCACTTTTACGATAAAGGCACTTATCTCCTTTGATTATCTTTGTCCTTATAATTTGATATCGATTCAACGGACCTATATTTTTACCAATATAGTTGAGGCTGTCGAACTTGGTGCATCAAATCCAAAACTTCACAGTGAACATCATAGCCTTGTCGTCACTTTGCTAAAGGCAACTAGTTCTCGATCCAAATTATGAGGATATGTGTGTATTGAGAGACTATCCAAATAATGAAGATATTTTGTATTTAGAACTTCCTTGGTCTTAtgttttgttagtttttatttatttatttattaatattcttTGAGTTAAGTTTGGGTAACTATCCAACATTTTCGAgtggtttcaaattcgtcaCAACTTTTTAAAAGATTCTAAATAACTACATAACATCTAAACAATTAGACATCCTTTAGGTCACTAATGTTAAGTTAGGAATTTACCAACATTATGTGATGACATTACTAGCATTAAATATGAGGTGGACAAATACTAAAGTTGGGTTTCACTAATCGTCGTCATTGGAGGTCCCCAAATCGACTTCTTTTAGCCAAGTTAAATCgttaatttgtttttctaaAATGCGTCAAATTGGAAATTCAAAGCTTCATATATAGATGACTTGAGAGTTAAAATTCGTATTAATATTTGTCTATGTCACCACTTAACGCTAGTAAATCTAACAATTATCCAATTtttaaagggaattgttattggcacttcaaaaatttcattctacactccaaactttctatatttggaaagaaaaatacacttatgaagagtgtagaatgagatttttggagtgccaataacacatCCCTTTTTAAAACGTTAAGTAATTTAGAATGTTTTAGAAGGTAAGGACGAACTTGGAATCATTCTAATGGTTCAGTAGTTATCTGAACTCAAGCTATATGCTTTTTATACATCTATTTGCATACGTATTAAGAGGTAAAATTTGACTAAAcatttaaaatgtttaaaatatccTCATTTAAGAAAGAAATCAACACGCAGATGGCACTCATGATCTAAAGTGTCCAATATTTAAGCGGGTACTCCTTGTGTCGTGATACAAGTGGAGAGAcacagaaaaatatattatttataacaTGTGGAGTACCGCTTGAATATCGGACacttgaaaaatctttccacCGATATCCGTATCTAACCCACTAACTCTATtgctttatttaaaaaaaaaacacaaaaacagataaattaaaataaatttcagcaaaaagaatttaaaataataaaaagaaaaagacaattaCAACATGCTCCGATAAAAAGGATAcactgttttgttttaaaataaaatggaaacataatttaacaaaaaaacgtccgttttataaaatataaaagaaaaatgatttccTCACGCGTGTGCAAGGGGCTAATAGTATTTAAACCCTAACCAAAAGCGCAAGTTCAAAACCGTTCAGTATCTAAACCCTAACGGAAGGGTGATAGGATCAAGACAAACATACCTCCCTCTCCGCAACATGAGAATAATGGTACAAGGTAGCGATCCTCTCTTGTTCATCTGAACAAACTCATGGCAGTTATACatatgaaagagagagagagagagatatatatatatatatatatatatgtatatatatatatgtatatatatatatatgtatgtatatatatatatgtatgtatatatatatatgtatgtatgtatatgtgtatatgtgtgtgtgtgtgtgtatgtggtCGAAATTAGCTAGATTAACAATATTTGTTCTACTTGAATTACGATCCTCGATTCTAAACTAGTATTTCTTCTCACATTTGTTTTAAGCAGTGTCCTAGCTAGTTGAATACGATTCATTAGTTTCTTCATCTTTACTTCCGAGTTTGGTTGCATAGGTATCCTTAGTTCGAAATCATTTTTTTGGTTATGTTTTTGCTTTTACATTTGTGTGGTTGAATTCGGATTCTTAGTTCGAAACTATTGTTCTTGTAGGTTTGGGGTACTGAGTTCGATCCCATTTGCGATTCACCTCGAATTTCATATCATTTTTTACGATAAATTAGCCTTTTTTCTTTGCTGCTTACTATTATTAATTTCGGCTTTGATTTTCGTTTCGGTTGTGAGATTTTTGTACTGCTTACTGTTATTAATTGCATTCTGTTTTGATGTGTCGCGGAATTTCGTGATTCAGTTTGAATGTGATATCTATTCTATTTGTTGGGGATCGATGCAGTCCTATCATTTTTGCAGAACCGGTTTCTGCCGCCATGAAAGGTGGCCATACTGCTACTAAAGGAATTCGCTGCAACACACTATGCCAGTCTGTTGGAGCCCCCTCTGACTCCGATAATTTGTCTCATCACTCGAAAAGATCAAAATTACCACCAAGAGTGCCATCACATGCTCTCACAGTTGACAAACTTCTTGACACTTTATTGGTTGAAATCTTTTGTCGACTTCCTCGGGAATCTGTTGGTCGATGCAAGTGTGTGTCAAAGCGATGGTTCACTCTCATCCGGGATCATTATCTATGCCTCAGCAGACAGGAAGAAGGATTCATGTGTCTTACCTTAAATAGAGATAATAAGCCGCAGGGAATTGAATATTTTGTCATGTCTAATCATTCTGCGAAAATCAAAATACGCAGGCTTTGTATGGATTTCCTTCCCGGCTTTCACTCAAGTATAAGAGACCAATTTGAGATATTAGGGACGCATGATGACTTATTTTTGTGCTGCATTAGATTGTATTAATCATGTAAATACTACATCTGCAATCCTGACACCAAGCAATGCGTTGCTGTTCCTCAGAACCCTACCCACGCAGACGTTTGGCACAGACGAGGGGGATTCATTTGTGAGCCCTACTACAAATTCTCAAGCGAAGATGGTACTGGACCTATCAAAAAGGTAGAAGTAATACGGTCCAAGTTAATTCGGACTATAGATGCAAGGTTGTGCTGATAAGTAAATTCACTGGACCCTCCGAGTTCAAAGTGGAGATCTACTCTTCGGAGACTGGTACATGGACTGAGTCACTTGTATCTTGCCCACAACGCATTAGCTACACTCATATGACTAAGCAAGGCGTTTCTTATAATGGAATGTTGTAGTGGTTGGCTTCTGGTGGCTTCCTTATTGGGTTGGATATGTTCAACATCGACATGACTGCAAGTGCCACTAGTAGAAGTGTCAATGTTATTGATCAAAGGCATTGCCGTTTTGTTGAATCGGGTGACTATTATGACAATGACTTTGAAAGAACTAAGTGCCTAGGTGTGTGCGAAGGGCGTCTTCGAATGTGCAGTTTGCTTGCCCACAATGAGGCAGGGCAGGTTTTGGCTGTTTGGGAgttgaaagaagaagaggatAATGGCAAATGGTGTTCGGTACACAAGATTTTGTTCGACCAAATGGATTTGGCCATATCTCTAGACAGCCTTCAGTGGAGGAATCGATTTACACCAGTAGCTGTCCACCCAAATAATGAGGATGTCCTGCGTATAGATTTGAACAGAAATCTTGTCATGTGCAAAACTCGTACAAGAGAGTTAAAGGTAGTTAAGAAGAACAGCAGTGCACAAGCCTTCCAAGTTTTTCTCCCATGCCTGCCAACATCCATACCTAAACTAGAGGACCACAGTCTGACCAGAAAGAAACGgaaattaaagaagaaaaacaaagtagAGAGTAGTACACCTTCCGGGGTAGATTGATTGGGGACGCCGGTCGGACTTCTCCGCCGCTATGAAATGTGCAGTTTAGTACTTTTTCTAAAATTTGAGTCTTTTTTTTATCTTCAGAGGTAAGAATGAGTTTCAACGTTACAAATGCACAATAATATttgatgtttcttttttttttttccttcttttctgaAAAGAGTAGTcgttactttattttttattttttatttttccttcttttctgaAAAGAGTAATCGTTACTTCGTGAAATTAAACTCTTATTGTGATGCCCGCATGAATTTGCAACTCTTGTAATAGCACTGTTGAGTTTTCTGTTTACACAAAtgagttcttcattttcatttttttttttaatttttttttttattttttttttattttttttttaacaagtgatattatctacattaaaggaaAGAGGGTGGGCTTAGCGGCCTCATAATCGGCTagtaataatttggttcaaattcgtctttagcgataatcgaacctaatacctatctcacttacaagtgaagagaaatatcactagactatagtactaagtgacttgattttataaataatataaGCAGTGGCTGGAGATCATATACCAAAGAAAATAGGCAAGCTATTCGACTTTCTCCGAAGAGAGTTTAGAGAGAGGGTTCCGCCTTCTGTCTAGACTATCTCCCCTACCACTTGGTTTGCTTTAATCTATCAACACAGCTAAGAAATCTTAGAGAGCAAAAGAATACACAAGaagaatagagagagaaagtaataACCGACTTATCAATCTCTGTTTTTATTGAATGAATACTAGTTTTTCTACAATATAAATACCACCCGGTATAACTACCATCTAACATCAAGAGCTTAATAACAAACTGACACATGGCACTCTTTTACAATTGACACTTGTCACAATCTAATCAACCTTATACTCTAACATTCCCCCTCAATCTTATGCCGAGAACAAGCAAGCATAAGATTGGAACCATGAGATGTAAACAAAGGAGAACATAAGCCTGTAGTGAATATGTTTGCATGCTGATCTGCAGAAGCAACAAATTGGAGAGAAATGGTGCCTTGTTGAACACGTTCTCGTACAAAGTGACAATCAACTTCAATATGTTTGGCTTTTGAGTGCAAAACAGGGTTTGTTGCTAATGCCATGGCAAATAAATTATCACAGTGCAGTAAAGGAGGAGAAGGACTATCAATGTGCAAATCTTTTAATAGTTGTTGCAGCCACACAATTTCTGCAGTAGTCGTTGCCATTGCCCTGTACTCGGTCTCTGTTGATGATCTACTAACAGTGTGCTGTTTTTTAGAGCTCCAAGAGATAGGATTAGAGCCAATAAAGACAACAAAACCTGTAGTAAACCTTCGATCATTAGGATCACCTACCCAATCAGCATATGTGTATGCTTTCAATCCTAATGAGCCAGGTCGAAAACATAGACCCCATCTTAAGGTGCCTCAAAGATATCTCAAAATCCTCTTGACATCAACATAGTGAGATTCCAAAGGTGAATGCATGAATTGACAAACCTGATTCACATAATAAGCAATGTCTGGCCGAGTAAACGTTAAGTATTGTAATGCCCCTACAATACTTCTATAAGTTGTGGGACCTGAGTAACATGGACTGCCATGATTCAACAGCTTTTGATTTGGATGACACGGAGTTATACACGGCTTACATTGGATCATGTATGTTTTATGCAGTAAATCTTGAACATACTTATATTGATGCACAAACAGCGCCTGAGCTTGATAGTCAATTTGTAAACcaaggaaataatgaagaacaCCTAAATCCTTCATATCAAACTCAGTTAACATAGCTAAGAAATCTTAGAGAGAAAAAATACACAAGAagaatagagagagaaaataataaCCGCCttatcaatctttgtttttattgaatGAATACTAGTTTGTTTACAATATAAATACCTCACAGTATAACGACCATCTGACATCAAGAGCTCAATAACAAACTAACACATGGCACTCTTTTACAATTGACACTTGTCACAATCTAATCAACCTTATACTCTAACATAATCTTGGTATTTTCAGCCGCCCTTTAGGGgcaacccttttttttctttttatggcAGCTTTTTCGCCCTCAGTGATGGCTTCTCTGCCGTGTGTGGCACCTGTGCTAAATTTGGGTTATAGAATTCTTCAATATATTCTTCTCCCTTAGGAGGAAAGATATATAATACAACTTTACTTACCAAGCAACGATGCGTAATAAAGTTTACCTTATCCCGCTACTTAGACTCAATTATGCCAAGAATGTCAACTTATGCTAACATTCTctctcaagttggtgcatagatgTTGCTAATACCCACTTTAACAAGCGAGTTGTAGAACGCTTGACTATAAATTATCATTGTCAAAATATCTGCCAACTAATCTTTTTGATTTTACGAACGAAAATTGAATTTACGTCTAATTTTTCCTTAATGTAATGTCTATCAACTTCAACATATTTAATACTATCATGTGGGATCGGATTATGAGAAATATCAATGGCTGCCTTATCATCACAAAACAAGTTTGTCACATACGTGAGTGAATACCCAAGTTCTATGAGCAACCTCCAAAGCCACAATAACTCACACAATCCTCTCGCCATACTTCTGTATTGTGCTTCTACACTTATCATGCTTTAAgatgtatttttaaaaagtATAACACTATGAAACTTATATGTAATGAAAAGCTTAATAATTGTCATACAAACTAGACGATCAGTTCTGCATGGTCAATATTCGATTTTTTTCAACATCAAGATGGGGTGCATGGTATGATAAATTGAGACTCGTTAACATATAGAATGAATGACTCACTCTAATAGAGTAGGACTAACATGCACTCCTCGGAATACCGTCTTAGCAtttttgaccaataatacaatgtCATGTCTATTTATCAGCATAACTTTCCCGTTATCAGTTTGGGCCGTCACAGTGTTGAACCTAGTATAGTTAAGTCCTTGTACCACTAATGGGCCTGTTCATGGACATTAAGCCCAAGAGGAACTTGAGGTAATGTGGTCCAAACCTTCCAATAACCCTTTGGGAGTTCAGATGAAACGCAGTCTAAGTAGCATTATCCGACAACGGCGGAGTTTTGGCGCCATCCCCCAAAAAACGCCGAGAGCAATGGCGTTAGAGCGAGCAATTCCGGCAGCAACAAGCACAACCTTCCTCGCCAACCCCAAAGTTCCCACCTTTTTCCCAACTACCAGCCACTTGGCCTTCGCACGGCGCCGTTTCAATCTCAAATGCTCGATGGAGTACAGTAGAGACCAGTACAACGGCAGCGGGAGCAGCATTCAGGTGCCGATAGCTTTCCCTAGACCGGCGGAGGTCCAGTGGAAAAAGGAGCTGTGCAATATGGTGCACCTCATCGGCGTCGTCGGTCTTCCCGTCGAAATTAAGCACCTCCCCTCCGGAAAGGTCCTCGCTTGGACCCGCCTTGCCGTCAAGAAGTCCGCCACTGATACCTCTTGGTAATAATTCTTTATCGATTTTCGGGGTTTTCGGGTTTATTCATATTTTGCAGTTGATGGCATCCAttcaaattttggattttgatgaCTGATGCTCAGTTGTTTTGCTCTGATGCTTCCAATTAGTGTGGTTTTGCTCTGATtcaatcatattttttttgtttgagagaATGTGAAACGTTAAATTCAAATGGGAATTTGACATTAAAATTTCTTTGAATGTCTCGCAATGCATAATTTTTTAGGAAATATGCAACAACAGAACCGGTTACaaactttttaataaaaaatagaacttGGTAGACACTAAGCAGACAATAAATCGTATATAAAGCCTATTGTTTGTTAAGTTTGTAACCAGTTCTCATTGCTCATATTTTCCAAGTTTTTCAGTTAATATAACCTTAGTAAAACTGTGAATGCTGCTGTGAGTATAAGGAGTGTGGGAGGCAATTAATAATGAAATtgggtttccttttctttcaggATTAATCTGACATTTTGGGATGAGCTTGCACATGTTGCTTTTCAGCATGTAGAGAAAGGCCAACAAATATATGTATCGGGCCGGCTGATATCAGATTCTGTTGAAACCGATGAAGGGAAGCAGCAGACCTATTATAAGGTTTTTTGGCTTCTGGTCTTTCTAGTTGTAATGAGATTCtgatgtttgtttgtttagaaaatgaatttgatctGATGCAGGTAGTTGTTCAGCAACTGAATTTTGTTGAAAAGGGCTTTTCATCGCCGGCCATGAAAGATCACGACTCTGATTCCTTTACAGCGGGCAAGTCATATCTTCAGTAACATGAGTCTAGATAAGAGCAGAAATACCATTTgttcttattaattttattcttttcttgcaGGCAGAAATCTTGGCAGCAATGCCACAAAGAACATAACGGAAACCACTCAAGAATTATGGCAAGCCTTCTTTGCTAATCCAGTTGACTGGTGGGATAATCGGAAGACCAAGGTACTTTATTTGATCCCTATATAAGTCGACAATATGTATTCTTTCATTCTTGAGCACAGGTTTGTATCCACTGCAAGGCCGGCCCTGATTAATAGTTCCAATTGAAAGTAGTCATAAAAAATACTTTCATATGTTTACTTTTACTTAAATGTAACACGGTTTTCGTTGTTTGTTTTTATGGGCTTTTCATTTGTTTGGTCAATAAATATTAACTTCAATACGGAAAAGGAGCCAAGGATCAAACATTACAAAAGCTTAAAAACATAGAAGTGATTTCTCTTATGCTTGTGTAGGCCCTAGAAAAGAGCCCTGATCTGAGGAGTCCTATAAACACGAGTTTGGTAGATATATGGATTATAGACCATCTGAACTTTTGGGGTCCTGTACAAGTGCACCGGTTGCACCGGTCCATGGCCGCCCCTGTGTGTGCACAAATGCAAAAACATTGTTGGTGCTGCAAGGACGAGAAGAAACTGTGTTTTACACTGTTTCTACACATGTCGATAATAAATGTTGAAATAGAAATGGTTGGGAATGGAATACATATTTACGTTTGTTAGACAAGTGCTCGGTTAATGCCATATGTGCACATGTAAACTTTTAATTTCATGTCATCTGCTGTTTGTTCAGATTTCTGATAAGAATATGAGAAAAAAACTCACTCTTGTTTACTCggttttgttttatgattttcaGAGGAACCCAAAATATCCGGATTTTAAGCATAAAGATACTGGAGAAGCCTTGTGGATTGAAGGCC
This genomic stretch from Pyrus communis chromosome 2, drPyrComm1.1, whole genome shotgun sequence harbors:
- the LOC137726891 gene encoding protein OSB1, mitochondrial-like, with amino-acid sequence MALERAIPAATSTTFLANPKVPTFFPTTSHLAFARRRFNLKCSMEYSRDQYNGSGSSIQVPIAFPRPAEVQWKKELCNMVHLIGVVGLPVEIKHLPSGKVLAWTRLAVKKSATDTSWINLTFWDELAHVAFQHVEKGQQIYVSGRLISDSVETDEGKQQTYYKVVVQQLNFVEKGFSSPAMKDHDSDSFTAGKNLGSNATKNITETTQELWQAFFANPVDWWDNRKTKRNPKYPDFKHKDTGEALWIEGRNNPPWVKSQLAILDTRMGTLNDQEHNLHTDIFAGDSFSPF